The Synechococcales cyanobacterium T60_A2020_003 DNA segment AGCTGGGACGGAAGCGAATTGGTACATCGCCAAACATCGCTTCTAGAAAGACCTTAACCGTTCCCTTCAAATCCGTGAAGGTCAAGCCCTCATCCACAGCTAAGATTTCCAACTGGTGGAAGGTGGCGGAATGGGTGGCATCGACCGTATCGCGCCGATAGACTCGTCCCGGAGCCGCAATCCGAATCGGCGGATCGTTCTCTTCCATGTAGCGAATCTGCATGGAGGAGGTGTGGGTACGGAGCAGGTTCCCATCCGGCAAATAGTAGGTATCCACCATATCCCGTGCGGGATGGTCTGCCGGAGTATTCAGCGCTTCAAAGTTGTAGTAATCCGATTCGATCTGGGGGCCTTCCGCCACGGTATAGCCTAGCCCGACCAAAATATCCAAAGCACGATCGAGGATGCCCGTGAGGGGATGGGTATGGCCTTGGGGCACGTAGATCCCCGGCATAGTAACATCTAAGGTTTCTGCGGCAAGCTGCGCTTCAATCTGAGCTTCGGTCAGCGCTACTTTTTTCTGCTCTAGATCGGTCTGCACCGCATCTTTAACCTCGTTGGCCAG contains these protein-coding regions:
- the pheS gene encoding phenylalanine--tRNA ligase subunit alpha codes for the protein MTVSLSDLEAQLTAMRDEAQQAIAATTDLDQLEHLRIQYLGKKGQLSQVLKGMGKLDPAERPRIGSLANEVKDAVQTDLEQKKVALTEAQIEAQLAAETLDVTMPGIYVPQGHTHPLTGILDRALDILVGLGYTVAEGPQIESDYYNFEALNTPADHPARDMVDTYYLPDGNLLRTHTSSMQIRYMEENDPPIRIAAPGRVYRRDTVDATHSATFHQLEILAVDEGLTFTDLKGTVKVFLEAMFGDVPIRFRPSYFPFTEPSAEVDIQWQGRWLEVLGCGMVDPNVLKAVGYDPEIYTGFAAGFGVERLALVLHEIDDIRRFYSSDLRFLRQFV